A stretch of the Marivirga tractuosa DSM 4126 genome encodes the following:
- a CDS encoding PorP/SprF family type IX secretion system membrane protein, producing the protein MLRYLFALFFLLSISDSLTVAQNMPVYNHFYSTPYLYNPAEAAAYSFRNVSLNHRQQWRGVEGAPVVTTLTFESPFDYKKYGLGVTLNNYNRGLLSTTDFLATYSYYVDITKTATVHFGISGGLTASSIDLSQISDLSDPAISTYLENNLQPISNVGLKLETASGINFGASLPSLFNPVYNNTQNFESFEFSPFGDITLMAYYKKRIDYKFVTRYNGRYKKRVRLENVYSPFQIYALYHYSELVGQRLELLSTLNFNELFWLGASYRLNYGMSGIVGFKMKQLEFSYAYEPSSKLVEGVANGSHEIQLKFVIGDKIKKLVERPKLKPLTRTEERAPRFSSQDVQHGGDENQVQQKKYYVVVKEFKDFNSADQLVKKLKKDEDITADIFFNQKNGIYYVYIYETFSRRDAYKDKKAAEELLNFKNIQVIVVDVN; encoded by the coding sequence ATGCTTAGGTATTTATTTGCGTTATTTTTTTTATTATCCATCAGCGATTCTTTGACTGTAGCGCAGAATATGCCTGTTTATAATCATTTTTATTCTACACCCTATCTATATAATCCAGCAGAAGCAGCAGCGTATTCTTTCCGAAATGTTTCATTGAACCACCGTCAGCAATGGAGAGGAGTAGAGGGAGCACCAGTTGTGACTACTTTAACTTTTGAATCCCCTTTTGATTATAAAAAATATGGTTTAGGCGTTACGCTGAACAATTATAATAGGGGACTTTTATCAACTACTGATTTTTTAGCAACTTATTCGTACTATGTGGACATAACCAAAACTGCTACTGTACATTTTGGGATTTCAGGAGGGCTGACAGCAAGCAGTATTGATTTGTCTCAGATTTCAGACCTAAGTGACCCCGCAATATCAACATATCTTGAGAATAATCTTCAACCAATTTCTAATGTTGGCTTAAAGCTTGAAACGGCTAGTGGTATTAATTTTGGAGCCTCTTTGCCTAGTTTATTTAATCCTGTTTATAACAATACTCAAAATTTTGAATCCTTTGAGTTTTCGCCTTTTGGAGATATCACATTAATGGCGTATTACAAGAAAAGAATAGATTACAAATTTGTAACGAGATATAATGGAAGATATAAAAAGCGTGTAAGGCTTGAAAACGTCTACTCTCCATTTCAAATTTATGCACTATATCACTACTCTGAATTAGTTGGTCAGAGACTAGAGTTGCTTAGTACTTTGAATTTTAATGAACTTTTCTGGCTGGGAGCTTCTTACAGACTTAATTACGGCATGTCTGGGATTGTAGGGTTCAAAATGAAGCAGTTAGAATTCAGCTATGCATACGAACCCTCTAGTAAATTAGTGGAAGGAGTTGCTAATGGCTCTCATGAGATTCAACTAAAGTTTGTAATAGGCGATAAAATTAAAAAGCTAGTTGAAAGACCTAAATTAAAACCTCTGACAAGAACAGAAGAAAGAGCACCAAGATTCTCAAGCCAAGATGTACAACACGGAGGAGACGAGAATCAGGTTCAGCAAAAGAAATACTATGTAGTTGTGAAAGAATTTAAGGACTTTAATTCAGCCGATCAATTGGTTAAAAAGTTGAAAAAGGATGAAGACATAACTGCTGATATATTCTTTAATCAGAAAAACGGAATTTATTATGTTTATATTTATGAGACCTTCTCAAGAAGAGATGCATATAAAGATAAAAAGGCGGCAGAGGAATTATTAAACTTCAAAAATATTCAAGTAATTGTAGTTGATGTTAATTAG
- a CDS encoding FG-GAP-like repeat-containing protein — protein sequence MMKFLPTYLFFIGLVFFANQSFGQTSYIESVNPKNGYSGQIINISGVGLAGADKVFFGSVEGKIINVEDQLIEAEVPAGTTYDNITVLKSSTRLSYSGEHFLLSYGGEQGVSSSDFDDQVDVFADDGLYDVTLSDLDGDGKNDIIGANSKSNSATILRNLSTPSNLSFDQRNIGIGAPTLNITAGDLNGDGKPDVVFSEAGDGNRLIILGNNSSPGSLNFSIQTITLEGSSTKRVVIKDLDLDGKPDLVVSDQVNNRILIIKNTSSAGTLSFSPEIIELTVENAVSTAGLDVEDLNGDGKPEIITHQFQTDAGGFFIATNQSSPGNFSFTDFNKYSTPGTLINLKVGDINQDNKPDIVATLFLSSSVAVFNNETTDTGNVPQFGSAQNLATDVRPWGLDFGDMDGDGIKDIVVATVGTDKTINILNNDGTGGLNYSKVSIPVTYINRNIKIGDIDGDSKPDIVFTSVDDDNNQITASNISILRNNQCIIPVITPEGPINACEGNPVRLETQNIEGLTFEWFQDGTSVKTGTENFIELNDVSATGSYTVSIISDGGSCQEISEAIEVNIISEGALPSATISSNDPICNGGILTLNSSDVGATDYKWRGPQGYTAEGITVEVDDFDVDKAGRYYLDVYSGDCIIETTSIVVEVIPSPNFSVEQSGAGTYCEGESVTLNVSPSENGFGFQWYRGTSTISGATSATYNPTTDGDYYVEITDQVNTGCPKIYSDTLQVAFLETPEVYYDLPSSACVGIPVSFTNDAVVADESLAEYRWDFGDGNFSSEGNPTHTYNTAGTYVVNLEISYDGITNCSADLSKQFIVNGELNLTLNSTTSSLCEGDSAVLSLDNTYESYAWDTGETTPTITVNEGGTYSVSVVDENGCEGSSEISIQTLPIPDVSLDASSTAINAGDTVTLSASGLLDYIWYADSTELELTDDQIEYAPTNTTTIRVEGQDENGCFGSAEILLNVEETNIGDRIEPMKFFSPNGDAIAQFWRIENIEDLTQCAVEIYDKQGNKILEAKPYNNDWDGQINGRPVPDGVYYYVIRCDDTGIVKSGSITLLR from the coding sequence ATGATGAAATTTTTACCTACATATCTGTTCTTTATTGGGTTAGTGTTTTTCGCTAATCAGAGCTTCGGGCAAACCTCATATATTGAGTCTGTAAATCCTAAAAATGGATACTCAGGTCAAATCATTAATATAAGTGGGGTCGGTTTGGCTGGTGCAGATAAAGTGTTTTTTGGTAGTGTAGAAGGAAAAATCATAAATGTTGAAGATCAACTAATCGAGGCCGAGGTGCCTGCTGGTACCACTTACGATAATATAACCGTTTTAAAATCCTCAACTAGACTTTCTTATAGTGGAGAGCATTTTTTGTTAAGTTATGGTGGCGAGCAAGGTGTATCAAGTTCCGATTTTGATGACCAAGTCGATGTTTTTGCTGATGATGGGCTTTATGATGTTACACTTAGCGATCTTGATGGAGATGGAAAAAATGATATAATTGGAGCGAACTCTAAATCTAATTCGGCTACCATATTGAGAAACCTAAGCACCCCTTCTAACTTAAGCTTTGATCAAAGAAATATTGGGATTGGTGCTCCGACTTTAAATATCACTGCTGGAGACCTGAATGGAGATGGCAAACCTGATGTGGTGTTTTCTGAAGCTGGTGATGGCAACAGGCTTATTATTTTAGGTAATAATAGTTCACCAGGAAGCTTAAACTTCTCAATTCAAACGATCACTCTAGAGGGCTCTTCCACTAAGCGAGTAGTAATAAAAGACTTGGATCTTGATGGAAAACCAGATCTAGTAGTTTCTGATCAAGTAAATAATAGAATTTTAATTATTAAGAATACTTCTTCAGCAGGAACACTATCTTTTAGCCCAGAAATTATAGAACTCACTGTTGAAAATGCAGTAAGTACTGCAGGTTTAGATGTGGAAGACCTAAATGGTGATGGTAAGCCGGAAATTATAACACATCAATTTCAAACGGATGCAGGAGGGTTTTTTATTGCGACTAATCAAAGCAGTCCTGGAAATTTTTCCTTTACTGATTTTAATAAGTATAGTACACCTGGCACCTTGATTAATCTCAAAGTAGGAGACATAAATCAGGATAATAAACCAGATATTGTAGCTACACTGTTTTTAAGCTCTTCCGTTGCGGTTTTCAATAATGAAACTACGGACACCGGGAATGTGCCTCAATTTGGGTCTGCTCAAAATTTAGCGACTGACGTTAGACCATGGGGTTTAGATTTTGGTGATATGGATGGTGATGGAATTAAGGATATTGTAGTAGCGACTGTTGGCACTGATAAAACAATCAATATTTTAAATAATGACGGCACCGGTGGATTGAATTATTCAAAAGTATCAATTCCAGTTACCTATATCAATAGAAATATAAAGATTGGCGATATTGATGGAGATAGTAAACCAGACATCGTTTTTACTAGTGTGGATGATGACAATAATCAAATTACAGCATCAAATATCTCTATACTAAGGAATAATCAATGCATCATACCCGTGATAACACCGGAAGGGCCTATCAATGCCTGTGAAGGAAATCCAGTAAGACTAGAAACCCAAAATATAGAGGGGTTAACCTTTGAATGGTTTCAAGACGGAACTTCAGTAAAAACAGGTACAGAAAATTTCATCGAATTGAATGATGTTTCAGCTACTGGAAGCTATACGGTTTCAATAATTTCTGATGGAGGAAGCTGCCAAGAAATATCCGAAGCAATTGAGGTAAATATTATTTCAGAAGGTGCTTTGCCTAGCGCTACGATTAGCTCAAATGATCCTATCTGTAATGGAGGTATACTCACCTTGAACTCATCAGATGTTGGCGCAACAGATTACAAATGGCGTGGTCCACAAGGTTATACTGCTGAAGGTATTACTGTAGAAGTTGATGATTTTGATGTAGACAAAGCGGGTCGTTATTACCTGGATGTTTATTCTGGAGATTGTATTATTGAAACCACAAGTATAGTAGTAGAGGTGATTCCATCACCGAACTTCTCTGTTGAGCAATCAGGTGCAGGGACTTATTGTGAAGGTGAATCTGTGACACTTAATGTAAGCCCCAGTGAAAATGGTTTTGGCTTTCAGTGGTATAGAGGTACATCTACTATATCAGGAGCAACCTCTGCAACGTATAATCCAACTACAGATGGTGACTATTATGTAGAAATTACGGATCAAGTAAATACAGGCTGTCCTAAGATTTATTCTGACACTTTACAGGTTGCATTTTTAGAGACTCCAGAGGTTTATTATGATCTACCTTCTAGCGCTTGTGTTGGAATTCCTGTTTCCTTTACTAATGATGCAGTGGTAGCAGATGAATCACTCGCTGAGTATAGATGGGATTTTGGTGACGGAAATTTTTCATCAGAAGGAAACCCTACTCACACTTATAATACCGCAGGAACGTATGTGGTAAACTTAGAGATTTCTTATGATGGAATAACAAACTGTTCAGCAGATTTATCAAAACAGTTTATTGTTAATGGGGAATTAAATTTGACTTTAAACTCAACAACAAGTTCTCTTTGTGAAGGAGATAGTGCAGTACTATCTTTAGATAATACATATGAATCGTATGCATGGGATACTGGGGAAACGACTCCAACTATAACTGTAAATGAAGGAGGAACTTATTCAGTTTCTGTGGTTGATGAGAATGGATGCGAAGGATCTTCTGAAATCTCAATACAGACATTGCCAATTCCTGATGTTTCTTTAGATGCTTCTAGCACTGCGATTAATGCAGGTGATACGGTGACCTTATCTGCCTCAGGGCTGCTTGATTATATATGGTATGCCGATTCCACTGAATTAGAATTAACGGATGATCAAATTGAGTATGCCCCAACTAATACAACTACCATCAGAGTGGAGGGTCAAGATGAAAATGGTTGTTTCGGTAGTGCAGAAATTCTTTTAAATGTTGAGGAGACCAATATAGGAGATAGAATTGAACCCATGAAGTTTTTTTCTCCGAATGGGGATGCTATTGCGCAATTTTGGAGAATTGAAAATATTGAGGATTTAACGCAATGTGCAGTGGAGATTTACGATAAACAAGGGAATAAGATTTTGGAAGCTAAGCCTTACAATAATGATTGGGACGGCCAAATAAATGGCAGGCCAGTACCTGATGGTGTATATTATTATGTGATAAGATGTGACGACACCGGAATTGTAAAATCAGGAAGTATTACTTTATTAAGATAG